TCACGGAGGAAGGCGGGGATCTCGCCGCGGGTCGGGTAGTTCGGCAGCGGTGCGGGCTCGTCCTCGAGGAATGCGGTGACGACGGCGGCGGCTCGGTCGTTGTTGTCGTCGAGGCCGTTCCACATGTGGTGTCCGACGCCGGGCACGTACTGCGTGCGCTGGACGGCGGGGTCTTCGGCAAGGACGGCTGTCGCCCATTGACGGACCTGTGAGGAGCACTCGGCGATCATCAGCATCGCGGGGGTCCGGGAGTGCCTCAGCCGCGGGGCGATGGAGGGAGAGTCCTTGATCGTCTGCTGGATGCGGAGGCTGGCGGCGGGGCTGAAGGAGAAGTTCTCCGCCGTGTCCTCGACGGGGATGCGGTGCGCGTCGCGCGCGCAGTAGCTGGATGCGGTGTCGCTGCCGAGATCGGCGGCGGTGAGCGCGTTGTCGCCCTCTGCCTGTCCTATCAGCCCGGTGTCGGGGGTCAGGAGCCCGAGTCGCATGAGGCCCAATGTGACGGCGTACCGGGGAACGCGCGTCGACCGCGGTCCGGTCAGGGCCGGCGCGAGGTCGCGCGCGGATTCCCGGCCCTTGTGCCCGGCGATGCGCGCGGTGGGGCCGTCCATCGGGCCGGGCTCGGCGATGATCGCCCGGTGAAAGCGCTCCGCGACGCGCGGATCGGCCAGGGCTCGCGTGAGCACGACCCCGCCTGAGGAGAATCCGAGGACGTCGACCCTGCCCTTGCCCAGGCGATCGACGAAGGCGGCGAGATCGCGGACCGACCTGGAGATCGTGTACTGGCCCATGGGGAGCAGGTCGCTTCGGCCCCCGCCGGCCTGCTCGTAGGCGTAGACGTCGTAGCCCTGTCGCGCCAGGAGCTGCAGGAACTTGTGGTCGAGCACCGAGATGCCGCGAACCGGTCCGCCGTGGAGGTACACGAACGGAACGGGGCGTCGGGCGACGGTGTTGGCGGGCGGGTAGTGATAGACCGCCACCCGGCTGCCGGTGGCCAGGCTCCAGTGCTGCGTGGCGACGAAAGGCAGGTCGGGCGGGTACTGCCGTTCCGTGGGAACGGTCGGGACGCACACCGACGCCGTCAATGCAGCCGCGACGACCACCGGCAGGAACGGCATGAGCCGCGCCGACTTGGTACGGCGCCGGCCCCGCCACAGTGCGGCGGCAGTCGCGATTCCCAGGGCCGTCAGCCACGCGGGGAGCCCCGAGCCCGCCCCGTCCGTGAGGACGACGAGCGCCAGGAAGAGGATCACTGAACCCGCGATGGCAGCCAGGGCCAGCACCAGGCGGCCGGCTAAGCGGACCGAGCGTGACACGGACGTCGGCATGAGGATCTCCCGTAGTTTCAGAACAGCATTCCATAACGCTGTTTCAGAACGACGTTATCAGTAGCGGTAGGCTTTTGGGTGTGGGTAGGCCGAGAACGAACGACGAGACCGTCAAAGAGCGGCTCGTGGCATGCGCGATCGAGATGCTCGCCACCCGTCCGCGGGAGTCGGTCACGGTCCGTGCCCTGGCTACTGCCGCCGGGACGTCGACGACGGCGGTGTACTCCCTGTTCGGCGGCAAGGACGGGCTGATCGGCGAGGTGCGCAACAGAGCCGTGGCCGGCCTGTTCCAGGAAGTGGCCGCAGTGCCGACCTCCGCGGACCCGCTCGCCGACCTCTGTGCACTGGCCGCCGCGTACCGTCGATGGGGACGCGAGCACAGCCACCTCTACACGGTGCTGTTCGGCGGTGTGCAATCCTTCGACCCGTCCGGCGCGGTCGGCGCCAGTGACCCCGTCCGGCCGCTCCTCGCGGCGATCGATCGCGGCTTGACGGAGTCCGTCCTCGCCGGCGATGCGACGTCCATCGCTCTCTCGGTCTGGGTGACACTGCACGGGCTCGTCACGCTCGAACTGGCTGGAGCCTTCGACGCCGCCACGGCCGAGGCCACCTTCCGATCGACGATCCACGCGGCGCTGCGCGGCTGGACGCCCCCCGCGGTGTTCAGCGGTCTTCGGCGCATCGAGCCCTAGTTGATCTTCCCTCGGGCCGGCCCGGCTGCGGCCCGCCGCCCGCCCGGCGGAACCTCCCCCCGGCCCGGCGGAGCCTCCGGTTGCGGCCGGAGCGCCCCAGCGGCAGCCTGGTGCGCGTGACGAGCAGGCATGCGCCGTGTCCCCGAGTACACCTTTCGACCCCGTTCGATCCCGTGGTTCACAAGGGCGTAACCGGCCATCGGCACGAATGGATAACGGCCCCGCAGCGACCCGTTCCCAGGAGTGTCTACGCGCGTTAATGTGCGCCGAACCGAGCACCCGCTGCGGGGCCTTGGAGAATGGGGAACTTCACGATGCGTCGGATTTCCAAACTGACCCGCGTCGCGGTGGGGGTCGCGTCGCTGGGCCTCGTCGCCACGGCCTGTGGCGGCACCAGCGGTGAGAGTGGTGGCGGCGACGGCAACGACCGCGGTCTCGCCATCGCCTACGACATCGGCGGCAAGGGGGACCAGTCCTTCAACGACGCCGCCTACGCCGGCCTGACCAAGGCCAAGGACGAGTTCGGCTACAAGACCGCCGACATCGAGCCCACCGAGGGCGAGACCGACGCCGACAAGGAACAGCGCCTGGCCTCGCTCGCGAAGCAGGGCTACAACCCGATCATCGGCGTCGGCTTCGCCTACGGCCCGGCGATGAAGGCCGTGGCCTCCAAGTACCCGGACACCACCTTCGGCATCGTCGACTCCGTCGTCGAGGGCAAGAACGTCGCCTCCCTCGTCTTCGCCGAGGAGCAGGCCTCGTACCTCGCCGGCGTCGCCGCCGCCAAGGCCACCAAGTCGAACACGGTCGGCTTCGTGGGCGGTGTCGACATCCCGCTGATCCACAAGTTCGAGGCCGGCTACAAGCAGGGTGTCGAGGACACCAGCGGCGGCAAGGTCAAGGTCGTCTCCCAGTACCTGACCCAGACCGCCGAGGAGGGCGGTTTCTCCAGCCCCGACAAGGGCAAGGCCGCCGCCGAGGGTCAGATCGAGAAGAAGGCCGACGTCGTCTACCAGGCGGCCGGCCTCTCCGGTCAGGGTGTCATCGAGGCCGCCGCCAAGGCGAAGGTCTGGGCGATCGGCGTCGACTCCGACCAGTACAAGCAGGCCGCCCTCGCTCCGTACAAGCGGTACATCCTCACCTCCGCCCTCAAGGACGTCGGCGGCGCGGTCTACGCGCTGGCCAAGTCCGTGCACGACGACAAGCCGCTGACCGGCACCCAGACCTTCGACCTGAAGGTCAAGGGCGTCGGGCTCTCCGAGGCGAACCCGGAGTACGGCAAGATCGCAGGGCTCAAGGACGCCGTGGACAAGGCCAAGGAAGGCATCATCGACGGCTCCATCAAGGTCAAGACCGAGTAGACGCACCGTCAGGACGACAGCCGGAGCGGGCGGGCACCCACGGTGCCCGCCCGCTCCGCCGTTCCCGGGCCCGGTCGCCCGGGTCACCCAGCGCCACCCTCCGTTCGCGGTCGGCAACGCCCCGGCCAAGGCCGGGTGATGGCTTGGGCACGGGCGCATAACAAGGTGGACAGAAGGGGTTTTCAGGCAGGTCTACGCGCGTTAATCTGCGGCGAAACCAGCGCCGCAGCCGAACCGTCCGGCGCTTGTACAAGCTTGTACGACAGGAGCCCCACACATGCGCCGGATTTCCCGGATCACGGTCGCAGGCGCAGCGACCGCCTCCCTGGCCCTCGCCCTCGCCGCCTGCGGCAGCACCTCGACCTCCGGGTCGTCGGACTCGAAGGGGAACAAGGGCCTCGCCATCGCGTACGACGTCGGCGGCAAGGGTGACCAGTCCTTCAACGACGCCGCGTACGCGGGTCTGGAGCAGGCGCAGAAGGAGTTCGGCTACGAGACGGCCGACGTGGAGCCCACCGAGGGCGAGACGGACGCCGACAAGGAGCAGCGCCTGGTCTCGCTGGCCAAGCAGGGCTACAACCCGGTCATCGGCGTCGGCTACGCGTACGCCTCGGCCGTCAAGGGCGCCGCGGAGAAGTTCCCGAAGACCACCTTCGGCATCGTCGACGACGCCACGATCAACACCAAGAACGTCGCCGACCTCGTCTTCAGCGAGGAGCAGGCCTCGTACCTGGCCGGTGTCGCCGCCGCCAAGAGCACCAAGTCGAACGTCGTCGGCTTCGTGGGCGGTGTGGACATCCCGCTGATCCACAAGTTCCAGGCGGGCTTCGAGCAGGGCGTCAAGGACACGAACCCGAAGGTCAAGGTCCTCTCGCAGTACCTGACCCAGACGGCCGAGGAGGGCGGTTTCTCCAGCCCCGACAAGGGCAAGACGGCCGCCGAGGGCCAGATCGAGAAGAAGGCCGACGTGGTCTACGCGGCCGCCGGCCTGTCCGGCCAGGGCGTGATCGAGGCCGCCGCCGCCAAGAAGGTGTGGGCCATCGGTGTGGACTCCGACCAGTACAAGCAGGCCGCCCTTGCCAA
The genomic region above belongs to Streptomyces coeruleorubidus and contains:
- a CDS encoding alpha/beta fold hydrolase, translated to MPTSVSRSVRLAGRLVLALAAIAGSVILFLALVVLTDGAGSGLPAWLTALGIATAAALWRGRRRTKSARLMPFLPVVVAAALTASVCVPTVPTERQYPPDLPFVATQHWSLATGSRVAVYHYPPANTVARRPVPFVYLHGGPVRGISVLDHKFLQLLARQGYDVYAYEQAGGGRSDLLPMGQYTISRSVRDLAAFVDRLGKGRVDVLGFSSGGVVLTRALADPRVAERFHRAIIAEPGPMDGPTARIAGHKGRESARDLAPALTGPRSTRVPRYAVTLGLMRLGLLTPDTGLIGQAEGDNALTAADLGSDTASSYCARDAHRIPVEDTAENFSFSPAASLRIQQTIKDSPSIAPRLRHSRTPAMLMIAECSSQVRQWATAVLAEDPAVQRTQYVPGVGHHMWNGLDDNNDRAAAVVTAFLEDEPAPLPNYPTRGEIPAFLRDHR
- a CDS encoding TetR/AcrR family transcriptional regulator, which gives rise to MGRPRTNDETVKERLVACAIEMLATRPRESVTVRALATAAGTSTTAVYSLFGGKDGLIGEVRNRAVAGLFQEVAAVPTSADPLADLCALAAAYRRWGREHSHLYTVLFGGVQSFDPSGAVGASDPVRPLLAAIDRGLTESVLAGDATSIALSVWVTLHGLVTLELAGAFDAATAEATFRSTIHAALRGWTPPAVFSGLRRIEP
- a CDS encoding BMP family lipoprotein, whose translation is MRRISKLTRVAVGVASLGLVATACGGTSGESGGGDGNDRGLAIAYDIGGKGDQSFNDAAYAGLTKAKDEFGYKTADIEPTEGETDADKEQRLASLAKQGYNPIIGVGFAYGPAMKAVASKYPDTTFGIVDSVVEGKNVASLVFAEEQASYLAGVAAAKATKSNTVGFVGGVDIPLIHKFEAGYKQGVEDTSGGKVKVVSQYLTQTAEEGGFSSPDKGKAAAEGQIEKKADVVYQAAGLSGQGVIEAAAKAKVWAIGVDSDQYKQAALAPYKRYILTSALKDVGGAVYALAKSVHDDKPLTGTQTFDLKVKGVGLSEANPEYGKIAGLKDAVDKAKEGIIDGSIKVKTE
- a CDS encoding BMP family lipoprotein gives rise to the protein MRRISRITVAGAATASLALALAACGSTSTSGSSDSKGNKGLAIAYDVGGKGDQSFNDAAYAGLEQAQKEFGYETADVEPTEGETDADKEQRLVSLAKQGYNPVIGVGYAYASAVKGAAEKFPKTTFGIVDDATINTKNVADLVFSEEQASYLAGVAAAKSTKSNVVGFVGGVDIPLIHKFQAGFEQGVKDTNPKVKVLSQYLTQTAEEGGFSSPDKGKTAAEGQIEKKADVVYAAAGLSGQGVIEAAAAKKVWAIGVDSDQYKQAALAKYKDFILTSAMKDVAKAVYNLAKSVEDGKPETGIVRGDLKTGEVSLSDSNPKFADDAELQEAIKTAKEKIISGEIKVKSS